The following proteins are co-located in the Eleginops maclovinus isolate JMC-PN-2008 ecotype Puerto Natales chromosome 23, JC_Emac_rtc_rv5, whole genome shotgun sequence genome:
- the si:zfos-2326c3.2 gene encoding mitogen-activated protein kinase kinase kinase kinase 4 isoform X5 yields MSRENTTRSLDSIDLAALRDPAGIFELVEVVGNGTYGQVYKGRHVKTGQLAAIKVMEVTEEEEEEIKLEINMLKSYSHHRNIATYYGAFIKKSPAGQDHQLWLVMEYCGAGSVTDLVKKTKGNCLKEDWIAYICREVLRGLSHLHSHHVIHRDIKGQNVLLTENAEVKLVDFGVSAQLDKTIGRRNTFIGTPYWMAPEVIACDENPDAAYDYRSDLWSLGITALEMAEGAPPLCDMHPMRALFLIPRNSPPKLKSKKWSKRFLSFTDSCLVKNHLHRPNTDTLLRHAFIRDLANERQVRIMLKDHLDRTRKKKEKEGPEYEYSGSDEDGDEVTEEEGEPSSIVNVPGEWTLRREFLRLQTEDRDGGREGGLGGGGGQRQQALQQHRQQLAEQERYKQQLLADRQKRIQQQHEQRQKLEDQKRRQLPDCPFQWAELQEVFLGEESDLQDNRILLDERNRRSDRRQRAICMYYILITQIAS; encoded by the exons GGTCGTCATGTCAAGACCGGCCAACTGGCAGCTATCAAAGTCATGGAAGTCACAGAG gaagaagaagaggagatcaAACTGGAGATCAACATGTTGAAGAGTTATTCCCACCACAGAAACATCGCTACCTATTATGGAGCTTTCATTAAGAAAAGTCCTGCTGGACAGGACCACCAACTCTGG TTGGTGATGGAGTACTGTGGAGCCGGCTCCGTCACAGACTTGGTGAAGAAGACCAAAGGGAACTGTCTGAAGGAAGACTGGATAGCTTACATCTGCAGAGAGGTGCTCAGG GGTCTTTCCCATCTTCACTCCCATCATGTGATTCACAGGGACATTAAGGGACAAAATGTTTTGCTCACGGAGAATGCCGAAGTCAAGCTGG TTGACTTTGGGGTGTCGGCACAGCTGGATAAGACGATCGGGCGGAGGAACACCTTCATCGGTACTCCCTACTGGATGGCTCCGGAGGTCATCGCCTGCGACGAGAACCCCGACGCTGCCTATGACTACAGG AGTGACCTCTGGTCTTTAGGCATCACTGCTCTGGAGATGGCTGAAGGAGCCCCTC CTCTGTGCGACATGCATCCAATGAGAGCGCTGTTTCTGATACCACGAAACTCTCCACCCAAACTAAAATCAAAGAAATG GTCGAAACGTTTCTTGTCGTTTACCGATAGCTGTCTGGTGAAGAACCACCTGCACCGACCCAACACCGACACCCTGCTGAGACACGCTTTCATCCGGGATCTGGCAAACGAGAGACAAGTGCGCATCATGCTCAAAGATCACCTGGACAGAaccagaaagaaaaaagagaaag aGGGTCCAGAGTATGAATACAGTGGCAGTGACGAAGATGGTGATGAGGtgacagaggaggaaggagaaccAAG CTCCATAGTGAACGTTCCCGGCGAGTGGACGTTAAGACGGGAGTTCCTCCGCTTACAGACGGAGGATCGTGACGGGGGCAGAGAGGGAGGCCTCGGGGGAGGCGGGGGACAAAGACAACAG gcactgcagcagcacaggcagcagcTGGCAGAGCAGGAGCGCTacaagcagcagctgctggCCGACCGACAGAAGAGGATCCAACAGCAACACGAGCAGCGGCAAAAGTTAGAGGAT CAAAAGAGACGGCAGCTGCCAGACTGCCCCTTTCAGTGGGCGGAGCTTCAAGAGGTCTTTCTGGGAGAGGAGTCTGATCTCCAAGACAACAGAATCTTATTGGAtgagagaaacaggaggagTGACAGGAGacag AGAGCTATCTGTATGTATTACATTCTGATTACACAGATCGCCTCTTAG